GGCGCCTGCTGGACCACGTTGCTCCCCTGCTGCGCACGGCCGGCAGCCCGGGCAGTCCGCACGCCGCCGCCGTCGCCTCCCTGACCCCGCGCGAACATGAGGTCTTTAGCCTGATCGCGCAGGGACTCTCCAACCCGGAGATCGCGACGAAGCTCTTCCTCTCGGAGGCAACGGTCAAAACCCATGTGGGACACATCCTTGCCAAGCTGGAGGCCCGGGACCGCGTACAAGCCGTAGTGATTGCCTACGCGACCGGGATTGTCGCCCCCTAGGGGCAGCCAGCTTCCACCCACGGTATGAGACCCGCCGGCCAGGGACCGTCCCCCCGCCCGATGCGGCAGGGGTACGGTCGAAAATAGTGTGGGGGGTATGAAAACACTCGCAGAGCATAATCCTGTTCCCAACACGGGGACCCGCCTGGCCGCTGCCGCCCAGCAGCTGAACAAGACCTACGGAAAGGGCGAAACCCAGGTCCACGCCCTTCGGGACGTGGACGTCAGCTTCGAAACCGGGACATTCACCGCCATCATGGGTCCGTCCGGCTCCGGCAAGTCCACCCTGATGCATTGCCTGGCCGGACTGGACACCGCCGACTCAGGTCGGATCTGGATTGGCGGCACCGAACTGACGGGGCTGAACGACGCCGCCCTCACACGGCTGCGGCGGGACTCCGTGGGCTTCGTTTTCCAGTCCTTCAACCTGGTTCCCACGCTGACGGCTGAACAGAACATCACGCTGCCCGTCGCCCTGGCCAACGGGACCGTTGACCGGGCATGGCTGGACAGCCTCACCGAAACCCTGGGCCTCACCGGGCGCCTGAAGCACCGCCCGCACGAACTTTCGGGCGGCCAGCAGCAACGCGTCGCCGTCGCCCGCGCCCTGCTGACCCGCCCGGATGTCCTGTTCGGCGACGAACCCACCGGCAACCTGGACTCGAAGTCCGGCGCAGAGGTGCTTTCGCTGCTGCGCCGCTCCACCGCGGAAATGGGCCAGAGCATCATCATGGTCACCCACGACCCCGTTGCCGCTTCCTATGCGGACCGGGTGGTGCTGATGAACGACGGCGCACTGGTAGGCGAACTGGCCAACCCCACTCCGGACACCGTGCTGTCTGCCCTGACCAAGCTGGGGGCGTAGGCCGTGCTGCAGGTAGCGCTGGCGCAGGTGCGCCTGAACGCCCGCCGCTTTATAGCGGTTTCCCTGGCGGTTCTGATTGCGGTGGGGTTCCTGACCGCCACCCTGATCATCAATTCCTCTTCCAAGGCGTCCCTGGCGCAG
This Arthrobacter sp. zg-Y20 DNA region includes the following protein-coding sequences:
- a CDS encoding ABC transporter ATP-binding protein, translating into MKTLAEHNPVPNTGTRLAAAAQQLNKTYGKGETQVHALRDVDVSFETGTFTAIMGPSGSGKSTLMHCLAGLDTADSGRIWIGGTELTGLNDAALTRLRRDSVGFVFQSFNLVPTLTAEQNITLPVALANGTVDRAWLDSLTETLGLTGRLKHRPHELSGGQQQRVAVARALLTRPDVLFGDEPTGNLDSKSGAEVLSLLRRSTAEMGQSIIMVTHDPVAASYADRVVLMNDGALVGELANPTPDTVLSALTKLGA